The Pantoea eucalypti sequence GTGGATGGCAAAGATGTGATGCCAGACGTCAACGCGGTGCTGGACAAGATGAAAGGCTTCTCAGAGCGCATCATTAGCGGCGAATGGAAAGGCTATACCGGTAAAGCGATCACTGACGTGGTGAATATCGGCATCGGCGGCTCCGACCTCGGCCCATTTATGGTGACAGAGGCGCTGCGCCCGTATAAAAACCATCTGAACATGCATTTTGTCTCCAACGTTGACGGCACCCATATCGCCGAAACGCTGAAAGACCTCAGCCCGGAAACCACCCTGTTCCTGGTTGCCTCCAAGACCTTCACGACTCAGGAAACTATGACCAACGCCCACAGTGCGCGCGACTGGTTCCTGAAAACTGCTGGCGATCAGCAGCACGTAGCGAAACACTTTGCTGCGCTGTCGACCAATGCCAAAGCGGTGGGTGAATTCGGTATCGACACCAACAACATGTTTGAATTCTGGGACTGGGTTGGCGGCCGCTATTCACTGTGGTCAGCCATCGGTCTGTCGATCATTCTCTCAATTGGCTTCGAAAACTTCGAGCAGCTGCTGAGCGGCGCACATGCCATGGACCAGCATTTCGCAACGACCCCGGCTGAGCAGAACCTGCCGGTGCTGCTGGCGCTGATTGGCATCTGGTACAACAATTTCTTTGGTGCTGAAACCGAAGCGATTCTGCCTTATGACCAGTACATGCACCGCTTTGCCGCCTATTTCCAGCAGGGAAATATGGAGTCAAACGGCAAGTATGTGGATCGCGCCGGTCATCCGGTGGACTACCAGACTGGCCCCATCATCTGGGGTGAACCTGGCACTAACGGTCAGCACGCGTTTTATCAGCTGATCCATCAGGGCACCAAGCTGGTTCCGTGTGACTTTATTGCGCCGGCTATTACCCATAACGCGCTGACAGATCACCATCCGAAGCTGCTCTCTAACTTCTTTGCCCAGACCGAAGCGCTGGCGTTTGGTAAATCACGCGACGTTGTCGAGAAAGAGTTTACCGATGCCGGTAAATCTGCAGAGTCAGTGGCCCATATCGTGCCGTTCAAAGTGTTTGAAGGGAACCGCCCGACTAACTCCATCCTGCTGCGTGAGATCACCCCATACAGCCTGGGTGCGCTGATTGCCCTGTATGAGCACAAAATCTTCACTCAGGGCGCCATCCTGAATATCTACACTTTCGATCAGTGGGGTGTGGAATTAGGTAAGCAGCTGGCAAACCGTATTCTGCCGGAACTGGAAAATGAGGATGAAATTACCACTCACGACAGTTCCACCAATGCCTTAATTAATCGTTATAAATCCTGGCGTTAATCGGCATTAATTTTACCGGGCGGCAACCTTGTCGCCCTTTTTTTGTCTGTTTTAACATCTTATTGGGTAATTCATCAGGACAGAGATGCCTGCCAGCACGGGAAAAGTCTTAAAATACCCCAGGATAATTCTGAACATCACGCTCCGGAACAGCGCTTAATCCAGTATAAAGCGGATCTGATAATAGCGGCGTTACGAGGTTAACTATTGATTCATAGCCATATTTAATTTAAGGCCTTCTGAGTAAATTCTGATTATTCTTATTCCGTACCATTTATAAATAAAAAAGAACATTACGCTTTGCATTCCCCTTAGCAGCAGCGAAATATAGGGTATCAACCGGAAATACTCCGATATAAAAAGCAGTTATCCCCAATATTACTGATTAAATCACGCAATCATCCCGCCATTTGCCCTGGTTTTTATAGCACTGAACTCTGATATTTTGTTGCCCTATAATGAACGCGCCCGCAATGGGACTGTCCGTCGCACTGGTCGCAGCCTGTCTGCATAGCCATTGTCGCTGGTCAGAGATCCTTCATTCACTCAATGCAGGAAACGTTGTTATGAAAAAAACTATGGTTGCCGGTGCAGCCTTGATCCTCGTTGCCGCCTCCTCAAGCGCATTTGCTGCGCCGCAGGAAGCAGGTGAAGCAGGTACGGCAGCAGGCGCGCAGGCGGGAGCAATCTCTGCTGGTGCTTCTACCGCTGTCGGTATCGGCGCACTTGGTGCGTTGGTCGGGCTCGGCATTGCCGCTTCTGGCGGTGGTGACGGTGCAAATACCGGTACAACAACCACAACCACGACGAGCACCACTCGTTGATGGATGCCCGAAACGCGTCTGATTACTGAACGGTAACAAACCGGCGAGGCTGAAAAACTGACTACGGTGAGGATTTCAGCGGAGCCACATTGTCTGCCGCTTTGCAGCCAGACGGGACGGGCAGAGCACCTTTAAACATAACCACACGCCTGTGTGGTTATTTTTACTTTGGCATGACTTATCAGGGACACACAGTGCGCCAACTTCCTCTGCTGCTCGCTTGCCTGCTGCTGCAGGCCTGTACACAAACGCAAAAAGGTCTTGAACAGACTTTGCTGCTCGCGGTTAACGGTCCGGATGACGTCACCGTTACCGATCAACAGGTCAACAATCTCCCCTATGCCAGTCTCTACGCTCGTCTGAATGACGGTCCGCGCATTTTTGTGGTGCTGGGCTACAGCGAGCAGGGACAGCAGAAATGGGTCACGCAGGATCAGGCGATGCTGGTAACACAGCATGGCCGTCTGGTTAAAACCCTAGGCTTACCCGATAACCTGCTGAGCGTCAGCAATCTGCAACAGGATCCGCTCGCTGACAGTCTGCATATCAGCAACGGCGCTGGCTGGACCCGCATCGTGCAGTGGACCGAGCAGGGTAAGGTTCGCGGCGCGACCGTGCGTTCAACCTTCCAGCGCGGCACCGACGAGGTGCTGACGGTTGCAGGCAACCGCATCCCGTGTCGTGTCTGGCATGAGCAGGTGAGCATCGACAGCAGTAACCGCGAGTGGGAAAACACCTTCTGGATCGATAACAGCAGCGGCGATGTGGTGCAGGCCCATCAGATGCTGGCGGCCGATGCCTTCCCTGTTGATATCACTATTCTGAAGCCGGCGAAATCATGAAAAAAATCACTATTTTGCTGGCCGGGCTGAGCCTGTTCAGCGTCGCAGGGGCGCAGGCTGCTGCGCAGGTTACTGTCCATACACCGCACAATGGCGGTCAGGCTGAGCTGAGCCAGATCACTGATCTCTCACAGCTGGTGACCCTGCCTCCACTGCAGGTCAACACGGACTGGCGCAGTACCTTTATTGCCGAGCGCGGTGCAACCGCAGTCGCCCGGCAGCAATATCAACAGACGCTGGGCGCGTTACGGGCCTGGCGTGCCGACAGCAGCGGCGATCGGGCGGCGGCCATTGATGAGGTGATTCGCCAGCTGAGCGCCATTAAAGTGGCTGGTCGTCAGTTCACGTCGCTCGACCCGGACTGGATCCGCTTACATCCGGCGGACAACCGTCGGCTGGAAGGCAGCTATGACCTCTATCTGCAGGCGCCCACCGATTCAGTGCTGCTGCTCGGCGCACTGAGCGGCGCAGGCAAGGTGAGCTGGCAGCCGGGTAAATCAGTACGCGACTATCTGGATGGTCATGACGCACTCTCCGGGGCAGAACGCAATTTTGTCACGGTGATTGCCCCTTCAGGCGCCACACAGCAGGTGCCGGTTGCTTACTGGAATCGCCGCCATGCGGAAGTGGAGCCAGGCAGCGTTATCTGGCTGGGCTTTTCGTCATGGAGCCTGCCAGGCAGTGATGAAGACCTGAACGATCGCATCCTTTCCGTACTGACTCACCGGATACCAGACTGATGAAAAAACGTTATCTCTTCAGCCTGTTGGCTGTTTCCGTGGCGGCAGCCTGTCAGGCGCAGGCTGACACTTTCCCCGCGCCGGTGGGTCCTTCACAATCCGATTTCGGTGGTGTTGGCCTGATGCAGGTGCCGACGGCGCGCATGTCCAGAGAGGGTGAATTCAGCCTCAACGCCCGCGACAACGATCAGTATCGTTACTACTCTGCCTCACTGCAGCTCTTCCCCTGGCTGGAAACTACGGTGCGTTATACCGACGTGCGGACCCGTCAATACAGTGCGGTATCAGAATTCAGCGGCACACAGAGCTACAAAGATAAAGCCTTCGATTTGAAACTGCGCCTCTGGCAGGAAGGTTTCTGGCTGCCAGAGGTGGCGGTGGGAACCCGCGATCTCGGCGGTACTGGCCTGTTCGACAGCGAATACTTGGTGGGAACCAAAGCCTGGGGACCGTTCGACTTTACGCTGGGTGTCGGCTGGGGCTACCTCGGCAACAGCGGCACGCTGAAAAACCCCTTCTGCTCATACAGCGACAGCTATTGTCAGCGTCCGAAAGTGGGCGAAGCGGGTTCGATCAATGGCTCGCAGATGTTCCATGGTCCGACGGCGCTGTTTGGCGGCGTGGAGTATCAGACGCCCTGGCAGCCGCTGCGCCTTAAGATGGAATATGAAGGCAACGACTACCAGAATGACTTTGCTGGCCGCCTTGATCAGCGCAGCAAGCTCAACGTTGGGGCAATCTATCGTGTGACCGACTGGGCCGACATCAACGCCAGCTACGAACGCGGCAATACCTTTATGTTTGGTGTCACCATCCGAACCAACTTCAACGATCTGCGCCAGGCGCACATCGACAGCGAGAAGCCGGCCTACAATCCGCAGCCGCAGCCAAAACTGCTGGAGACAACGGTGGTGGGTTCTCAGCTGACCGATCTGAAATACAACGCCGGTCTCGACGGTCCGCGTATTCAGACTCAGGGCCATACGCTCTATGTGTCAGGCGAGCAGACGAAGTATCGCGATACCCGTGAAGGGGTGGATCGCGCTAACCGCATTATCATGAACCACCTGCCTGACGGCATCGACACGATCAATGTCACCGAGTCGCGCTTTAACATGCCGCAGGTAACCACGGAGACGAAAGTCGCCAGCCTGCGTAACGATCTGGAAGGCTATCCGCTGGGCCATGAGAAGCCGCTGCAACAGACACGCAAAGAACCGGTCGATCCGGGTACCACTGAGCAGGGGATGTTTATCCGTAAAGATCGCCTGAACTACAGCCTGTCGCCGGTGCTGAATCAGTCGGTGGGCGGCCCGGAAAGCTTCTATATGTATCAGGTCGGCGTGATGGCCAGCGCGGATTACTGGCTGACGGACCACCTGCTGGTGGGCGGCAGTCTGTTTGGTAACCTCGCCAACAACTATGACAAGTTCAACTACAACGGCGCACCGGCGGACTCTTCCCTGCCGCGCGTGCGTACCCATATCCGCGACTACGTTGAGAACAATGTCTACGTCAACGATCTGCAGGCGAACTATATGGGCCAGCTCGGTAATGGCTTCTATGGTCAGGTCTACGGCGGCTATCTGGAGACGATGTACGGCGGCGTGGGTGGCGAGGTGCTTTATCGTCCGGTCGATGCGAACTGGGCGGTGGGCGTCGATGCCAACTACGTTCGTCAGCGTGACTGGGACAATATGATGCAGTTTAACCGCTATAAAGCGGCAACCGGCAACCTGACGGGCTACTGGCGTCCATGGTTCATGCAGGATGTACTGGTGAAAACCAGCGTCGGTCAGTATCTGGCGAAAGATAAAGGCGTGACGGTTGATGTGTCGAAGCGCTTCGACAGCGGCGTGATGGTCGGTGTTTATGCTACCAAAACTAATGTGTCGTCTGAAGAGTATGGCGAAGGCGACTTCACCAAAGGCTTCTATATCTCCATCCCGATGGATCTGTTCACCGTGACGCCAACGCGTGGTCGCGCGCAGGTGAACTGGGTGCCGCTGACGCGTGATGGTGGTCAGATGCTGGGCCGTAAGTACCAGCTGTATGATCTGACGTCGGATCGCGATGCTCGCTTCAACTAAGCAGAGGCGGCCTTCGGGCAGCTCAGCGCTGTTTACAGAAGCAGGCTCAGGGAGCAAACGCCCTGCGTAAAGACGCAAAAAACGCCAGGAGCGTTTTTGAACAACGCAACGCGTTGGTCCGTTTGCGGGCGCACCTCAGGGATGAGGTGCGTAATTGCGCGGGCCGAGCGGCCAAAGACTGGCTTTAGCGCCTTTCCGATCTGACCGTGTTTTCTGCGCCGCTCCGGTATCACAGCAGTGCGGACCAGGCTTTATCAACCACCTCAGGCCGCTTTTTTTATTTAGTCCGCGTCGTAGCCGAGATTCGGCGCCAGCCAGCGCTCCACCTCCGTAACCGACATCCCTTTGCGTGCCGCATAATCTTCCACCTGATCACGCTGAATCTGCGCCACGGCAAAATAGCGGCTGTCAGGATGGCTGAAGTACCAGCCAGACACCGCCGCACCCGGCCACATCGCATAAGACTCGGTGAGTTTCATGCCGGTCTGCGCTTCCACTGCCAGCAGACGCCAGATAGCGGCTTTTTCGGTATGCTCCGGGCAGGCCGGATAGCCTGGCGCCGGACGTATCCCCTGATAATTTTCGCGAATCAGCTCTTCGTTGCTGAGATTCTCGTTGGGCGCAAAGCCCCAGATCACCTTACGCACCCGCTCGTGCAGGTATTCGGCAAAGGCTTCCGCCAGACGGTCAGCCAACGCTTTCACCATGATCTTGTTGTAGTCGTCGTGCTGACGA is a genomic window containing:
- the pgi gene encoding glucose-6-phosphate isomerase; this encodes MKNINPTQTAAWKALQQHFEQMKSVEIADLFAQDADRFAKFSATFDDQMLVDFSKNRITQETLDKLQALAKETDLSGAIKSMFSGEKINRTEDRAVLHVALRNRSNTPILVDGKDVMPDVNAVLDKMKGFSERIISGEWKGYTGKAITDVVNIGIGGSDLGPFMVTEALRPYKNHLNMHFVSNVDGTHIAETLKDLSPETTLFLVASKTFTTQETMTNAHSARDWFLKTAGDQQHVAKHFAALSTNAKAVGEFGIDTNNMFEFWDWVGGRYSLWSAIGLSIILSIGFENFEQLLSGAHAMDQHFATTPAEQNLPVLLALIGIWYNNFFGAETEAILPYDQYMHRFAAYFQQGNMESNGKYVDRAGHPVDYQTGPIIWGEPGTNGQHAFYQLIHQGTKLVPCDFIAPAITHNALTDHHPKLLSNFFAQTEALAFGKSRDVVEKEFTDAGKSAESVAHIVPFKVFEGNRPTNSILLREITPYSLGALIALYEHKIFTQGAILNIYTFDQWGVELGKQLANRILPELENEDEITTHDSSTNALINRYKSWR
- a CDS encoding YjbH domain-containing protein, which translates into the protein MKKRYLFSLLAVSVAAACQAQADTFPAPVGPSQSDFGGVGLMQVPTARMSREGEFSLNARDNDQYRYYSASLQLFPWLETTVRYTDVRTRQYSAVSEFSGTQSYKDKAFDLKLRLWQEGFWLPEVAVGTRDLGGTGLFDSEYLVGTKAWGPFDFTLGVGWGYLGNSGTLKNPFCSYSDSYCQRPKVGEAGSINGSQMFHGPTALFGGVEYQTPWQPLRLKMEYEGNDYQNDFAGRLDQRSKLNVGAIYRVTDWADINASYERGNTFMFGVTIRTNFNDLRQAHIDSEKPAYNPQPQPKLLETTVVGSQLTDLKYNAGLDGPRIQTQGHTLYVSGEQTKYRDTREGVDRANRIIMNHLPDGIDTINVTESRFNMPQVTTETKVASLRNDLEGYPLGHEKPLQQTRKEPVDPGTTEQGMFIRKDRLNYSLSPVLNQSVGGPESFYMYQVGVMASADYWLTDHLLVGGSLFGNLANNYDKFNYNGAPADSSLPRVRTHIRDYVENNVYVNDLQANYMGQLGNGFYGQVYGGYLETMYGGVGGEVLYRPVDANWAVGVDANYVRQRDWDNMMQFNRYKAATGNLTGYWRPWFMQDVLVKTSVGQYLAKDKGVTVDVSKRFDSGVMVGVYATKTNVSSEEYGEGDFTKGFYISIPMDLFTVTPTRGRAQVNWVPLTRDGGQMLGRKYQLYDLTSDRDARFN
- a CDS encoding capsule biosynthesis GfcC family protein, producing the protein MKKITILLAGLSLFSVAGAQAAAQVTVHTPHNGGQAELSQITDLSQLVTLPPLQVNTDWRSTFIAERGATAVARQQYQQTLGALRAWRADSSGDRAAAIDEVIRQLSAIKVAGRQFTSLDPDWIRLHPADNRRLEGSYDLYLQAPTDSVLLLGALSGAGKVSWQPGKSVRDYLDGHDALSGAERNFVTVIAPSGATQQVPVAYWNRRHAEVEPGSVIWLGFSSWSLPGSDEDLNDRILSVLTHRIPD
- the yjbE gene encoding exopolysaccharide production protein YjbE — translated: MKKTMVAGAALILVAASSSAFAAPQEAGEAGTAAGAQAGAISAGASTAVGIGALGALVGLGIAASGGGDGANTGTTTTTTTSTTR
- a CDS encoding YjbF family lipoprotein, yielding MRQLPLLLACLLLQACTQTQKGLEQTLLLAVNGPDDVTVTDQQVNNLPYASLYARLNDGPRIFVVLGYSEQGQQKWVTQDQAMLVTQHGRLVKTLGLPDNLLSVSNLQQDPLADSLHISNGAGWTRIVQWTEQGKVRGATVRSTFQRGTDEVLTVAGNRIPCRVWHEQVSIDSSNREWENTFWIDNSSGDVVQAHQMLAADAFPVDITILKPAKS